One region of Primulina tabacum isolate GXHZ01 chromosome 1, ASM2559414v2, whole genome shotgun sequence genomic DNA includes:
- the LOC142517754 gene encoding uncharacterized protein LOC142517754, with the protein MAEQKLTQIKALSDPKPESQTPETRPDCIYQPVYLTPVDSNSQIPLPPPQSSSAAESPHSPPAEIPQNSQNPSKIPIRPPKIRKLSASATAEDQTSPPQTTGEDSYSSSSAAISTTTIPPTNANNVKSRRRSASQASRALPQIIKPLSADGEIELGLRHLRVADPLLASLIDIHQPPQFESHHLPFLALTKSILYQQLAFKAGTSIYTRFVSLCGGEDAVFPDSVCALSPQQLKQIGVSSRKASYLYDLANKYKSGILSDETIVKMDDRSLFTMLSMVKGIGSWSVHMFMIFSLHRPDVLPVSDLGVRKGVQLLYGLEELPRPSRIEQLCDKWRPYRSIGAWYMWRLLDGKGAPAAGSAVFLEENVVQPLQQVGLPHYGHQLQLQYVEPHNGIGNLGACIWNQ; encoded by the exons ATGGCGGAGCAGAAGCTCACGCAAATCAAAGCCCTGTCCGATCCCAAACCAGAATCCCAAACCCCTGAAACTCGACCAGACTGTATTTATCAGCCTGTGTACCTTACACCTGTTGACTCTAATTCTCAAATTCCTCTTCCTCCGCCTCAATCCAGCTCTGCGGCTGAATCTCCACATTCCCCTCCCGCTGAAATCCCTCAAAATTCACAAAACCCTTCCAAAATTCCGATTCGGCCCCCCAAAATCCGTAAACTTTCCGCGTCTGCCACCGCGGAAGACCAAACGTCGCCGCCTCAAACCACTGGGGAAGATTCTTACTCTAGCTCCTCTGCAGCTATCTCAACAACGACTATCCCACCTACTAATGCAAATAATGTTAAAAGCAGGCGGCGGAGCGCCTCCCAAGCTTCCAGGGCTCTGCCACAGATCATCAAACCCTTATCTGCCGATGGAGAGATTGAATTAGGCCTCCGCCACCTCCGTGTGGCAGACCCCCTGCTTGCCTCCCTTATCGATATTCACCAGCCGCCGCAGTTTGAGTCCCACCACCTCCCATTCCTCGCCCTCACAAAGAGCATCCTATACCAGCAGCTTGCTTTTAAAGCTGGAACCTCTATATATACCCGATTTGTCTCCCTTTGTGGTGGTGAGGATGCTGTTTTCCCGGATTCTGTCTGTGCACTTTCTCCCCAACAACTTAAGCAAATTGGGGTGTCCAGCCGGAAGGCCAGTTATTTATATGACCTTGCAAATAAGTATAAATCAGGGATTTTGTCTGATGAGACAATTGTGAAAATGGATGATAGGTCTTTATTCACGATGCTCTCAATGGTGAAGGGAATAGGCTCATGGTCAGTTCATATGTTTATGATATTCTCCCTGCATAGGCCCGATGTTTTACCCGTAAGTGACTTAGGTGTTAGGAAAGGTGTGCAATTGCTGTATGGTTTGGAGGAGCTACCTAGGCCTTCCAGGATAGAACAATTGTGTGATAAGTGGAGGCCTTATAGGTCAATTGGGGCGTGGTACATGTGGAGGCTCTTGGATGGGAAAGGTGCCCCAGCTGCTGGTTCAGCAGTGTTTTTAGAGGAGAATGTTGTGCAACCACTGCAACAAGTTGGGCTCCCGCATTATGGACATCAGCTTCAGCTGCAGTATGTTGAACCACATAATGGAATTGGAAATCTTGG GGCGTGTATTTGGAACCAATGA